A stretch of the Sulfurospirillum sp. UCH001 genome encodes the following:
- a CDS encoding methyl-accepting chemotaxis protein, with protein MGHTMTLGKRISIGFGILVVITVILGSIGVVNMRTAATNSKTLSEMYVPEVDLAMNLFKIANQIRYDMRGYVYREDDASLTNAKKNFTELKNELAKAETLGKQYQLKGLLENGKMISKGLADYVASAERIEKLLIKKRSYDVTMVENAASILKYTDEYVKNQEKKLRLEIDEKAPAQKLHSRAENIETMHKVIEIITHARVYGQRAQLKNDITMLEGAIQKFDSAYKLLERLKANSQTNEGLETLKEIEAAAKSYENMLKGFVVVMQEVTKEATLLVTIAADVLNAAEAVTDVGLEHVTVISKEATSSLSDASNFMIIGLIIAFIISLIIAYFIIKSIVKVVVYSVKSLSEGTAQVVSASEQISSASVSLAEGASSQASSVEEVSATIEEATASNNQNADNSREANLLAQHSNDAARQGNQQMADLMIAMEKITDSSQKIAKIIKTIDEIAFQTNLLALNAAVEAARAGEHGLGFAVVAEEVKNLAERSAGAAKEITSIIEASIDQVKVGTEVANRTKESFGEILASIKKTSDLIGEIAISAKEQAEGMNQIATAMGSVDQITQQNASASEETAAAAEELNAQALSMLESVAEIAALAGYDMGKEAIKSNSSKRISTASLSMPPKRISMAPKKAKPTFSSTTKRSNEEVFPLDEDDLKEF; from the coding sequence ATGGGACATACGATGACATTAGGTAAAAGAATTTCTATCGGGTTTGGAATTCTAGTGGTAATTACAGTAATTTTAGGTTCTATTGGTGTTGTCAATATGAGAACGGCAGCAACAAATTCTAAGACGCTTTCTGAGATGTATGTCCCTGAGGTAGATTTAGCTATGAATTTGTTTAAAATTGCTAATCAGATACGCTACGATATGCGTGGGTATGTTTATAGAGAAGATGACGCATCGCTAACCAATGCAAAGAAAAATTTTACAGAACTTAAAAATGAGTTAGCAAAAGCAGAGACATTAGGAAAACAGTATCAGCTAAAAGGGCTATTGGAAAATGGAAAAATGATCTCTAAAGGCTTAGCAGATTATGTGGCTTCTGCAGAACGCATTGAAAAGTTATTGATTAAAAAAAGAAGCTACGATGTTACCATGGTAGAGAATGCAGCGAGTATTTTAAAATATACAGATGAATATGTTAAAAATCAAGAGAAAAAATTACGTCTTGAAATTGATGAAAAAGCACCTGCTCAAAAGTTGCATTCAAGAGCAGAAAATATTGAAACTATGCATAAAGTTATTGAGATCATTACACACGCAAGAGTATATGGACAACGTGCTCAATTAAAAAATGACATTACAATGTTAGAAGGGGCTATTCAAAAATTTGATTCAGCCTATAAGTTATTAGAGAGACTTAAAGCAAACTCACAGACTAATGAGGGTTTAGAAACATTAAAAGAGATTGAGGCAGCTGCTAAATCGTATGAAAATATGTTAAAAGGCTTTGTGGTAGTTATGCAAGAAGTGACTAAAGAAGCTACTCTTCTTGTTACAATTGCTGCAGATGTTTTAAATGCCGCAGAAGCAGTTACTGATGTAGGGTTAGAACATGTAACAGTTATTTCTAAAGAAGCGACGTCTTCATTGAGTGATGCATCAAATTTCATGATAATAGGGTTAATTATCGCATTTATCATCAGTTTAATTATCGCTTATTTTATTATAAAAAGTATTGTAAAAGTTGTCGTTTACTCTGTTAAATCACTTTCAGAAGGGACGGCTCAAGTGGTAAGTGCCAGTGAGCAAATCAGTTCGGCTTCTGTTTCATTGGCAGAAGGAGCAAGTTCTCAAGCAAGCAGTGTGGAAGAAGTGAGTGCAACTATCGAGGAAGCAACCGCTAGCAACAATCAAAATGCTGACAATAGCCGTGAGGCAAATCTTCTTGCGCAGCACTCTAACGATGCGGCACGTCAAGGAAACCAGCAAATGGCTGATTTGATGATTGCGATGGAAAAAATTACAGATTCTTCACAAAAAATTGCAAAAATTATTAAAACGATTGATGAAATCGCTTTCCAAACCAATCTTTTAGCACTAAATGCTGCTGTTGAGGCTGCTAGAGCAGGAGAACATGGACTAGGATTTGCCGTCGTTGCAGAAGAGGTCAAAAACCTTGCAGAGCGTAGTGCAGGTGCTGCTAAAGAGATTACAAGTATTATCGAAGCAAGTATTGATCAAGTCAAGGTTGGAACAGAAGTTGCCAATCGTACAAAAGAGTCTTTTGGCGAAATCCTTGCAAGTATCAAAAAAACATCTGATCTTATTGGTGAGATTGCTATTTCTGCAAAAGAACAAGCAGAAGGAATGAATCAAATCGCTACAGCGATGGGATCAGTAGATCAAATCACTCAGCAAAATGCATCAGCATCTGAAGAGACAGCAGCAGCAGCTGAAGAGTTGAACGCTCAAGCCCTTTCAATGTTAGAAAGCGTTGCGGAAATTGCTGCACTTGCAGGATATGATATGGGAAAAGAGGCTATAAAAAGCAATTCTTCAAAACGTATTTCAACAGCAAGTTTGAGTATGCCTCCAAAGCGCATAAGCATGGCACCTAAAAAAGCAAAACCGACATTTAGTTCTACAACGAAACGCAGTAATGAAGAGGTGTTTCCTTTAGACGAAGATGATTTAAAAGAGTTCTAA
- a CDS encoding chemotaxis protein CheW: MEPAKRAELANNRFLTFYLEDEVYGVNIGDVKEIIAMMKTTPVPKTPKFIKGVMNLRGNIIPVVDMRLKFDMPTIPPQMYTAIVIIKLAEKLIGFIVDKVEEVINVDDEHLSIPPEFGGHIDTRFIKNMAQYKQKVVMILDLIALFGDEELEMVQNLSKTVSDKG, encoded by the coding sequence ATGGAGCCAGCCAAACGAGCAGAATTAGCGAATAATCGCTTTTTGACTTTTTATTTGGAAGATGAAGTGTATGGTGTGAACATCGGTGATGTTAAAGAGATCATTGCGATGATGAAGACCACTCCTGTACCTAAAACACCCAAGTTTATCAAAGGTGTTATGAATTTGAGAGGTAACATTATCCCTGTAGTCGATATGCGTCTTAAATTTGATATGCCTACTATTCCTCCACAGATGTACACTGCCATTGTAATTATTAAATTAGCAGAAAAATTGATTGGTTTTATTGTCGATAAAGTGGAAGAAGTCATTAATGTTGATGATGAACACCTCAGTATTCCTCCAGAATTTGGAGGGCATATTGATACAAGATTTATCAAAAATATGGCGCAGTACAAACAAAAAGTTGTCATGATCTTAGATTTGATTGCTTTATTTGGAGATGAAGAGTTAGAAATGGTTCAAAATTTGAGTAAAACAGTTAGCGATAAAGGATAA
- a CDS encoding response regulator, with protein sequence MSKRVILVDDSKTILATAQMALEEMVNKGIIQFATYLNPAELRDALVSSNEDYDLLISDINMAQMSGLDLATELKSHEKFKNRPILILTTESSPEMKARGKAIGVTGWMVKPFSDDKLVKAINMVLGL encoded by the coding sequence GTGAGTAAACGAGTGATTTTAGTGGATGATTCTAAAACAATTCTTGCAACAGCACAAATGGCTTTGGAGGAGATGGTTAACAAAGGGATCATTCAGTTTGCTACCTATCTCAATCCTGCTGAGTTGCGTGACGCTCTTGTCAGTAGTAATGAGGATTACGATTTGTTGATCAGTGACATTAATATGGCGCAGATGAGCGGACTTGACCTTGCAACCGAACTCAAAAGTCATGAAAAATTTAAAAACAGACCGATTTTAATTCTTACAACAGAAAGCTCTCCGGAAATGAAAGCACGCGGAAAAGCCATCGGTGTGACAGGATGGATGGTCAAACCTTTTAGCGATGACAAGCTTGTCAAAGCAATCAACATGGTACTGGGGTTATAA
- a CDS encoding J domain-containing protein, with product MKLHLTSDLITIHVAENSSHYLHICRVLTHSLGRSFWVNETLINFEISHEDKRRKAFLTSLYYTCAFASKTHNSAFLEKLLLASNRPIKLVKKKRQQCSTQKLMASNDPYSVLNADETESMESIRRKYLSLAKAYHPDSIASKDASSVKNCTAKFQKIQEAYTAIKIEKMKKCAA from the coding sequence ATGAAACTGCATCTCACTTCAGATTTAATTACCATTCATGTTGCAGAAAACTCATCTCATTACTTACACATATGCCGTGTCTTAACGCACTCTTTGGGACGCTCTTTTTGGGTTAATGAAACACTCATCAATTTTGAAATATCGCATGAAGACAAAAGGCGAAAAGCGTTTTTAACCTCTTTATATTATACGTGCGCTTTTGCTTCAAAAACCCATAATTCCGCTTTTTTAGAAAAGCTTCTTTTGGCGTCAAATAGACCTATAAAACTTGTTAAGAAAAAACGCCAACAATGCTCTACTCAAAAGCTTATGGCATCTAATGATCCTTACTCTGTATTGAATGCAGATGAAACAGAAAGTATGGAAAGCATTCGACGAAAATACCTTTCGCTCGCCAAAGCCTATCACCCTGATAGTATCGCGTCTAAGGACGCAAGCAGTGTGAAAAATTGTACAGCAAAGTTTCAGAAAATTCAAGAGGCATATACTGCTATAAAGATAGAAAAAATGAAAAAATGTGCTGCATAA
- a CDS encoding site-specific integrase encodes MRYVDRVVKHFGEDRDVAGITRLDVKDFLKSLNIKDVSKKNYLAAVSGILALAVEDEYIETNKAQNISLSDDGEEINPFTVDEVQRILATATGTFKDMLGILFTMGMRPSELIGLMLPNVGKEYIVIKEAIVRGRKGDTKTKSSKRKIPIRNEARPYFDNLLSTQGRKSLYLVVNNQGEPYWDIGSVRKKWKGLLEECGITHRKLYATRHTFISHMLLSGVRAPIIAEYVGHEDVRLIQSVYGHYIDGELIKLDATHKLYDTESGTLSGTPNILTDGGSA; translated from the coding sequence GTGCGGTATGTTGATCGTGTTGTTAAACACTTTGGTGAAGATCGTGATGTCGCTGGGATTACGCGCCTAGACGTTAAAGATTTTCTAAAGTCCTTAAATATTAAGGATGTATCTAAAAAAAACTATCTTGCAGCAGTCAGTGGCATTTTAGCTTTGGCCGTAGAAGATGAATACATCGAAACGAACAAAGCTCAAAACATTTCTTTATCGGATGATGGTGAAGAAATTAACCCTTTTACTGTCGATGAAGTTCAAAGGATACTCGCAACGGCAACAGGTACATTCAAGGATATGCTTGGCATTCTTTTCACCATGGGGATGAGACCTAGTGAATTGATTGGATTGATGTTACCTAATGTGGGGAAAGAGTATATTGTCATCAAAGAGGCAATAGTCAGAGGTCGTAAAGGTGACACTAAAACAAAGTCATCTAAAAGAAAAATACCTATCAGGAATGAGGCGAGACCTTATTTCGATAATTTGCTATCTACTCAAGGCAGAAAGAGCTTATATCTAGTGGTGAACAATCAAGGTGAACCTTACTGGGATATTGGATCAGTTAGAAAGAAATGGAAAGGCTTGCTTGAGGAATGTGGTATAACCCATCGCAAACTTTATGCAACAAGGCATACTTTTATCTCCCATATGTTGCTCTCAGGGGTACGTGCACCTATTATCGCTGAATATGTAGGGCATGAAGACGTAAGATTGATACAGTCAGTTTATGGACATTACATAGATGGAGAGCTTATAAAATTGGACGCTACTCATAAGCTTTATGATACGGAGTCTGGCACACTTTCTGGCACACCTAACATTTTGACGGATGGTGGAAGTGCTTGA
- a CDS encoding IS3 family transposase (programmed frameshift) yields MVNKAQKYTQEFKNSTIQLALNSEKSAYQIAQDLGMSDKTLYAWLRDYRKKHHLISELPNRTTNSSPKESLEEENRRLRKENSKLKIERDILKKAAGVLRERSSLKYAWIKEHRNEFNIAHMCHLLEVSRNCYYRWLRIERQEDMVLNTMIQDIFLSTYQTYGTRRMKKRLEQLYGLIVSRRRIARIMKKLGLSCRNKRRFRVLTTNSNHTYAIAPNRIQQDFYASVPNQMYVGDITYIPTQEGWLYLAVVIDLYSRRVIGWSMDAHMSATLVNDALFMALKKRNPPQGVIWHTDRGSQYASDAHKAMLKEYGIVQSMSAKGNCYDNAVAESFFHSLKTELTHHMKFETRSQANQAIFEYIEVFYNRQRLHSSNGYLSPVDFENKLLQNDMSA; encoded by the exons ATGGTCAACAAAGCTCAGAAATATACTCAAGAGTTTAAAAACTCAACAATACAATTAGCCCTCAATAGTGAAAAATCAGCCTATCAAATAGCACAAGATTTAGGGATGAGTGATAAAACACTGTATGCGTGGCTACGAGACTATAGGAAAAAGCATCACTTAATTTCTGAATTACCGAACCGAACTACCAATAGTTCACCCAAAGAAAGTCTTGAAGAGGAGAATCGACGACTGCGTAAAGAGAACTCAAAGTTGAAGATAGAGAGAGATATTTTAAAAAAGGCAGCGG GCGTTCTTCGCGAAAGAAGCTCATTGAAGTACGCCTGGATTAAAGAGCATCGTAATGAATTCAATATTGCGCACATGTGCCATTTATTAGAGGTTTCTCGTAACTGTTATTATCGATGGCTTCGAATAGAGAGGCAAGAAGATATGGTATTAAACACCATGATTCAAGATATTTTTCTTAGCACTTATCAAACGTACGGCACACGCCGAATGAAAAAGAGACTTGAACAACTCTATGGATTGATCGTCTCTCGTAGACGTATTGCAAGGATTATGAAAAAACTTGGGCTAAGTTGTCGCAATAAACGTCGTTTTAGAGTTCTTACCACCAACTCCAATCATACCTATGCTATTGCCCCTAATCGAATTCAACAAGATTTTTATGCCTCAGTTCCTAATCAAATGTATGTAGGTGATATAACCTATATCCCGACACAAGAAGGATGGCTCTATTTAGCTGTCGTCATTGATTTATATTCAAGAAGAGTTATTGGTTGGTCTATGGATGCACATATGAGTGCAACACTTGTCAACGATGCGCTTTTTATGGCGCTTAAAAAACGCAATCCTCCGCAGGGTGTCATCTGGCATACCGATCGTGGCAGTCAATATGCTTCCGATGCCCATAAAGCCATGCTTAAAGAATATGGCATCGTCCAAAGTATGAGTGCTAAGGGAAATTGTTATGATAATGCTGTTGCCGAGAGTTTCTTTCATTCTTTAAAAACAGAACTTACGCACCATATGAAATTTGAAACAAGGAGCCAAGCAAATCAAGCTATATTTGAATATATCGAAGTGTTTTATAATAGACAGAGGTTGCACTCTAGTAATGGTTATTTGTCACCAGTGGATTTTGAAAATAAACTGTTACAAAACGATATGAGTGCCTAG
- a CDS encoding DUF3696 domain-containing protein, translated as MKQLYIENFKGIESENISFKKLTVLAGENGAGKSTVIQVLSIIKQSYDIHKLPIENIKSFYLNDYYCELGTFRDILYCEAKQDLMLFGFRNEGEEVFFECVEDKENTMQLKINHISLKGIPLTRGKKNFVDRFMSDFDFISADRFGPKTFYHVDGNFSTKKVGKYGEYTGVLLGKLKSDHVFFHNLNKVLQNIFGYVEILADHLDGVNISLLQITNSTTKSLGYKNPVNMPYGVSYVLPIIVSCLLRDPSRYKKHEKKEFESIIENPVVVVENPEAHLHPAAQSKLGVFLAQMAANGVQIILETHSDHIINGIRKAIKNKIISHQDVIFNFFEKSENVGENNIFEIYPFENGVLSNWPKGFFDQYENDLLELI; from the coding sequence ATGAAACAATTATATATTGAAAATTTTAAGGGTATTGAATCAGAAAACATTAGTTTCAAAAAGCTTACTGTTCTTGCAGGCGAAAATGGTGCAGGTAAATCAACAGTTATTCAAGTATTATCAATAATAAAGCAATCATATGACATACATAAATTGCCGATTGAAAATATAAAATCATTTTATTTAAATGATTATTATTGCGAATTAGGAACCTTTAGAGATATTTTATATTGTGAAGCAAAACAAGATTTGATGCTGTTTGGTTTTAGAAATGAAGGCGAAGAAGTTTTTTTTGAGTGTGTTGAAGATAAAGAAAATACAATGCAACTTAAAATAAATCATATCTCTCTAAAAGGTATTCCTCTCACTAGAGGTAAGAAAAACTTTGTTGATCGATTTATGTCAGACTTCGACTTTATAAGTGCTGATCGCTTCGGGCCAAAAACATTTTATCATGTAGATGGTAATTTCTCAACAAAGAAAGTGGGTAAATATGGAGAATATACAGGGGTATTATTAGGAAAATTAAAATCTGATCATGTTTTTTTTCATAATCTAAACAAAGTTTTACAAAATATTTTTGGGTATGTAGAAATCTTAGCGGATCATCTTGATGGTGTAAATATTTCATTACTTCAAATTACAAACTCTACAACAAAAAGCTTAGGATATAAGAACCCTGTTAATATGCCTTATGGTGTAAGTTATGTTTTACCAATTATTGTCAGTTGTTTATTAAGGGATCCTAGTAGATACAAGAAACATGAAAAAAAAGAATTTGAGTCAATAATTGAAAATCCTGTTGTTGTCGTCGAAAATCCAGAAGCCCATTTACATCCTGCTGCTCAATCAAAATTAGGAGTTTTTCTTGCGCAAATGGCTGCTAATGGAGTTCAGATTATTTTGGAAACACACAGTGATCATATTATCAATGGTATCCGTAAAGCAATAAAAAATAAAATAATTTCACATCAAGATGTTATTTTTAATTTTTTTGAAAAAAGTGAAAATGTTGGAGAAAACAATATATTTGAGATATATCCATTTGAAAATGGAGTATTGTCTAATTGGCCAAAAGGATTTTTTGATCAATATGAAAATGATTTACTTGAGCTAATATAA
- a CDS encoding DUF262 domain-containing protein has translation MILTPSQNEKFDKAASYEEKAKAVFKKEIGVPIGLAYQKYVEEQNTSDLKRYAIKDIILFKFSQCKELYDKFLKNCHTFNNKNIQEKALVYYDFLLERIPQEWVQNECNYNNPRDIEEEDFEESSKLYNINEIDISTQKFTVQAVYKKVTYEEIDMNPDFQRSKVWTLKQKTLLIESLLINIPIPAFYIDARSSWKWNVIDGVQRLSTIIDFINNDFLLSDDLEYLDLKGRKFETLDRRYQRRIEDYELTFNMIKPGTPTDVAFNIFTRINTLGTPLSAQEIRHAMNMGTATDFLTDLASIHEFHIAISEKNYVALSKRMNEKALILRYLSFKLLGYCQKDATDEDGYGGKLKNDMNSFLVRGMQKLNKLDPKKNPDDKEFLDNLKNEFRENMIKVYMVFGENSFRKYFSIKSDRKAPINLPLFETITYTVSQYTVDELSTYKDDLYHEFLVLFNEKDTKENEVQGKFLDWISNATNNPDNVKKRFNKVKEIFQKVIGH, from the coding sequence ATGATCTTAACACCATCTCAAAATGAAAAATTTGATAAGGCTGCCTCATATGAAGAAAAAGCAAAAGCGGTTTTCAAAAAAGAAATTGGAGTTCCAATTGGTTTAGCTTATCAAAAATATGTAGAAGAACAAAACACATCTGATTTAAAACGATACGCAATTAAAGATATTATTTTATTCAAATTTAGCCAATGTAAAGAACTATACGATAAGTTTTTAAAAAATTGTCATACTTTTAACAATAAAAATATACAGGAAAAGGCATTAGTTTATTATGACTTTTTATTAGAGCGTATTCCTCAGGAATGGGTTCAAAATGAATGTAATTATAATAACCCAAGAGATATTGAGGAAGAAGATTTTGAAGAAAGTTCAAAATTATATAACATAAATGAAATTGATATTTCTACGCAAAAATTTACAGTTCAAGCAGTTTATAAAAAAGTTACATACGAAGAAATTGATATGAATCCTGATTTTCAAAGAAGTAAAGTTTGGACTCTTAAACAGAAAACGCTATTGATTGAATCGTTATTGATTAATATACCTATTCCAGCATTTTATATAGATGCACGATCTTCTTGGAAGTGGAATGTTATTGATGGAGTGCAAAGATTAAGTACCATAATAGACTTTATAAATAATGATTTTCTTTTGAGCGATGACTTAGAATATTTAGATTTAAAAGGTCGAAAATTTGAAACATTAGATCGTAGATACCAAAGGAGAATTGAAGATTATGAATTAACCTTTAATATGATTAAACCAGGTACACCTACTGATGTGGCTTTCAATATCTTTACAAGAATCAATACACTTGGAACACCTTTGAGTGCACAAGAAATTAGACATGCTATGAATATGGGAACGGCTACAGATTTTTTAACAGACCTAGCAAGTATTCATGAATTTCATATAGCAATTTCTGAAAAAAATTATGTCGCATTATCAAAAAGAATGAATGAAAAAGCCCTAATTTTAAGATATCTTTCTTTCAAATTATTGGGTTATTGCCAGAAAGATGCAACTGATGAAGATGGATATGGTGGAAAATTAAAAAATGATATGAATTCATTTTTAGTAAGAGGAATGCAAAAGTTAAATAAACTAGATCCTAAAAAAAATCCCGATGATAAAGAATTTCTTGATAATTTAAAAAATGAATTTAGAGAGAATATGATAAAAGTATATATGGTATTTGGAGAAAATAGCTTTAGAAAATATTTTTCAATAAAAAGTGATAGAAAAGCACCTATAAATCTACCTTTATTTGAAACTATTACCTATACCGTATCTCAATATACTGTGGATGAACTCTCGACATACAAAGATGATCTATATCATGAATTTCTTGTATTATTTAATGAAAAAGATACCAAAGAAAACGAAGTTCAAGGAAAATTTTTAGATTGGATTTCAAATGCGACAAATAACCCAGATAATGTTAAAAAAAGATTTAATAAAGTAAAAGAAATATTTCAAAAAGTTATAGGTCATTAA
- a CDS encoding phosphoadenosine phosphosulfate reductase family protein — protein MKIDQAIQLLEYYYLHDTRNLCLAFSGGKDSTAVVYLTFAMLHKLRQNSLESQKPIYIINSNTLAELPPLLEHLELTLNKIRQYVSDHNFPVIVKEVFPETKDTLNVQLLGVGMPPPSSTFRWCTDKLKVNPIDRQIQELFPSGEFISVIGTRKDESFDRNLRIEKLSVKGTNLKINDRYPNASNLMPIENWTTKEVWEYLLKQTNDLVNIDFLWQLYSDASGKDANECTFVAAGGKHIDEGKIGCGVSRFGCWQCYMVRDNDKSLDGLMNSGYANVDLYKAYRDWFWNFTQQGWEKTRDVYHHRFHTREIYNKGDEQSAKFGMTMPRGLTLKIRKIAFKKFLELQDQLNISIITPEEIVLIQERWLDEGDLELTALRLAKKHKIKIHKSAKLLSCRSASKKAKDYYKIELFKKPFSKEFSILTLKRFAIQYTLNPEKIQKKFFPSKKEENHIRKEWHISQKIFCNHVFSNLLENI, from the coding sequence ATGAAAATAGATCAAGCCATTCAACTGTTAGAATACTATTATCTACATGATACAAGAAATCTATGCCTCGCATTTAGTGGTGGAAAAGATAGTACCGCGGTTGTGTATTTGACATTTGCAATGCTTCATAAATTGCGACAAAATTCACTTGAATCTCAAAAGCCTATTTATATTATTAATTCCAATACACTTGCAGAGCTTCCTCCTTTATTAGAGCATTTAGAGTTAACATTAAACAAGATTAGACAGTATGTATCAGATCATAATTTCCCTGTTATCGTAAAAGAAGTTTTTCCAGAAACAAAAGACACATTAAATGTTCAACTTTTAGGTGTTGGTATGCCTCCTCCATCATCGACTTTTAGATGGTGTACCGATAAACTAAAAGTAAATCCTATAGATAGACAAATTCAAGAGTTATTCCCATCTGGTGAGTTTATCTCTGTTATTGGCACACGTAAAGATGAAAGTTTCGATAGAAACCTTAGAATTGAAAAATTATCTGTCAAAGGTACAAATCTAAAGATCAATGACAGATACCCAAATGCAAGCAATTTAATGCCTATTGAAAATTGGACAACAAAAGAAGTTTGGGAGTATCTACTAAAACAAACCAACGATCTTGTCAATATAGATTTTCTATGGCAACTATACAGTGATGCAAGTGGCAAAGATGCAAATGAGTGTACCTTTGTTGCAGCTGGTGGTAAGCATATCGATGAAGGCAAGATAGGTTGTGGTGTTTCTCGCTTTGGTTGTTGGCAATGCTATATGGTCAGAGACAACGATAAAAGCTTAGACGGTTTAATGAATAGTGGCTATGCCAATGTAGATCTATACAAAGCTTATCGTGATTGGTTTTGGAATTTTACACAACAAGGTTGGGAAAAAACTCGTGATGTTTATCATCATAGATTTCATACTCGCGAGATCTACAACAAAGGTGATGAGCAAAGTGCCAAATTTGGGATGACAATGCCTCGTGGCTTAACACTAAAAATTCGAAAAATTGCGTTTAAAAAGTTCCTTGAATTGCAAGATCAATTAAATATTTCGATCATTACACCAGAAGAAATTGTTTTAATTCAAGAAAGATGGTTAGATGAAGGTGATTTAGAATTAACAGCTTTAAGATTGGCAAAAAAACATAAAATCAAAATTCACAAAAGTGCAAAATTGCTCTCATGCAGATCTGCTTCAAAGAAAGCTAAAGACTACTATAAAATCGAGCTTTTCAAAAAACCTTTTAGTAAAGAATTTTCAATTTTAACACTTAAACGTTTCGCAATTCAATATACTCTGAATCCTGAAAAAATTCAGAAAAAATTCTTTCCATCCAAAAAAGAAGAAAATCATATTAGAAAAGAATGGCATATTAGTCAAAAAATTTTCTGTAATCATGTTTTTAGTAATTTGTTAGAAAATATCTAA